The window GGGTAACGGTGACGGCCGGCAGCCGACCCACCGTGTGGACCGGGCGATGTCGATCCACACGGCGGCCCGGTTGTCCGCGGCGTCGAGGTGCCACTCCTTGCACTGCCGGCAGCGACGAGAGGGGCGCCTCGATCCGCGAGATCGCCGAGAGCGCCAAGGAGGCCGCCCGGGTCGTCTGGGAGGCGGTGACCGTCGCCCAGAACACCGACGCGACCTTCTCCGACCGGGATCAGCGCGGAACTGCAGCAGGTCGTCGGCGGGCTCCGTATCTGACCCGGGACGCCGTCAGGTGCCTGCGGGCGAAGGTGTGAGAAGCCGGATGAGCTCGGCGGCGTATCCGTCGAGCAGGCGGGTCTGTTCGGGTGTCGAACGGCCGAGCCGGTGTTGACGTTCGAGCTGGTCACGGTAGTCACCGAGGGCCCGCACCGCCCGGTCGTAGTGGCGCCGCTGCCGTGCGGGGTCGGTCTGGCCGAGGGCCACGGCGAGGGTCGCGTCGTCCAGCAGGTGCAGCAACCGTTCGCCGCCGCGCTGGTAGAGGAACGCCGTGTGGTCGCGCAGCAGCTGGGTGGACGGCTGGATCGGGAACTGGGCGACGTTCGCGCACAGTTCCCGGCACTGCAGGTCGCGTCCGGCCAGGGAGGCGTGGGCGTCGCGCAGCATCTCGGCGGCGTCGGCCGGCAGCACGTGGCCGTCGCGGACGTTGCGGGCGGCGGCGATCGTGAACCGGCGCAGATAGGTCTGCCGGTCCGGATACAGCGCTGTCAGGGTGGCCCGGTCGAACGGGATGTGGGTGCCGTTGAGGAAGCACAGGCCGGTGCCGCCGGGCGGGTTCTCGTTGCTGCCGGTGTCGACGGCGACGGGCACCTGGAACGGGGCGAGTCGCAGCCCGCCGAGGGCGTTGCCGTGCTGGTCGCGCTGGACGGTCTGGCCGTCGGCGGCGAGGCTGATCAGCGGCGCGGTCGGCGGTGCGATCCCGTGCCGGGTCCAGCGGGTCAGGTGGTGCATCGCCGCGGACAGCGGGTACCGGTCGGGGCTGCGGCTGCGGCTGGGGCGGGCGCAGTCGTCCCGCAGCGGTGCGGTGGGCTGGTCGCGTTGCAGCAGGGCGTAGCGGACGGCGAACGAGGCCCAGTCGGAGTGGGAGGTGCCGGCGACGGCCCAGGTGCGCATGCGGTCGGTGTCCGGTTGCAGGGAGCTGATCTCGTTGGCTGACGGTGGGCCGGTGAACTCGGTCTCGGACAGCACTTTGAACACCGGGATGGGCAGGTCGTCGCGGAGGCGTTCGCCGCCGACGTAGAGCAGGGCGGCGTCGGCGACCGGGCGGGTGCGGGGTTGGACGGCGTTGACGAACACCGCGACGCGGCCGGCTGATTGGGAGACGCCGGCGGCGACGACGGTGCTGATCCGGTGCCGTAGTCCGCCGAGGACATCGGTGGTGCGGACCGCTTGCAGGCCCTGGGCGTAGGCGTCGAAGGACAGGGCGTCGCCGGCGGGCAGGTCGAGGTGGCCGTACCGCTGCGGGTCGAAGGCTTTGAGGCCGAGGACGGGGTGGGTGACGGGGGCGCTCTGCGCGGTGATGCCGACCCAGGCGTAACCGTCGCGCATCAGGAACTCGTGGGTGCGGAACCAGAGGGCTTCGACGTCGTACTGGCTGGTGGCGTTGAGCCATTCGACGATCACGGTGCCGTTGAACGCGGCGGGCCGCGCCGGGCGGCGCACGATCATCCGGGTGGTGTAGGGGTGGCCGGTGGAGACGATGTTCGCGGTCGGTGACGGTGCGGGTCGGGCGCCGATGCCGGGTGCGACCGTCGCGTCGTAGACGTTGGCGTGGCCGCTGTAGAAGTACTCCTGCTCGACGTAGCCGCGGGCGGGCAGGTCCAGGTCGGTGGCGAAGAACGGCCGGCCCGGGACGGGGCCGGTGACGGCGGGCGCCGGCACGGTGCCGGGGTGGGGTGCGGCCGTGGCGGGTGCGGGGCCGAGCAGCGCGAGCAGGAGCGGGATCAGCAGGATGGGCGGGGCTTTTCTCATGGTGGGCTCCCGGGTGGGAAGAACAGGACGGTGGCCGCCGCCAGGACCGGCACCATGATCACAGTGGCGGCGGCGGCGTAGGCGAAGAAGTGCGGCATGTGGACGCCCCGGTGTTCGGCGACCTCTTTGACCATCAGGTTCGGCCCGTTGCCGAGGTAGGTCAGCGAACCCATGATCACGGCGCCGCAGGAGATCGCGGAGAGCAGGTCGGCACCGGTGCTGGTGCCGACCAGGGTGCTCAGGTAGCCGGGATCGTCGATGGAGATGCCGGACCGTCCGGCGGCGACCGCGGTGAACGCCAGATAGGTCGGCGCGTTGTCGAGGACCGATGACAGCCCGCCGGTGGCCCAGAAGTACTGCCAGGGTTCGGTCAGGCCGGTGTGGGCGGCGCGGGCGTTGAGGATCAGCAGCGGCTGGGTCATGGTCACGAACACGCCGGCGAAGATGATCGCGACTGAGACGATCGGGCCGAACCCGAAGTGGTTGGCCTGGTGGACGGCGCGCGGTGTGAGCCGCCAGGAGGCGAACGTGATCGCCCACAGCGCTGCGGCGACCAGCGGTGCCGGGAGGCGGGCGACGAGCAGAAGAACGACTGCGGCGAGCAGTACGACGTTGCGGCGCCCCTCGACACGCAGCGGCTCGTGGACGATCAGCTGGTCCATCAGGCCGGTGCCGCGGTCCTGTCGTTCCTCCCGGTTGACGATGAACTGGTCGATCAGATTGAACAGCAGGATCAGGGTGCCGTTGACGAACAGCCACGGCGCCCACAGCCGCAGGGTCCAGTCGAATGGAACGCCTTTGAGGTAGCCGAGGTAGAGCGGCGGGTCCCCGATCGGGGTGAGCAGTCCTCCGGCGTTGGCGACGATCAGGATGAAGAACAGGACGAGGTGTGCCCGTCGTTGCCGGTGGGCGTTGGCGCGCAGGAACGGCCGGATCAGCAGCATCGCGGCGCCGGTGGTGCCGACCAGGTTGGCCAGCACCGCCCCGGCGGCGAGCATCCCGGCGTTGGCGAGTGGGGTTCCGGCCAGGGACCCGCGCAGGTGGATGCCTCCGGAGATTACGAACAGCGCGGCGAGCAGCGAGAGGAACGACAGGTACTCGGTCAGGGAGTGACCGAGCGCGGCCGGTCCGCCGTCGTCGGCCAGTAGATGGGCTGCGGCCGGGATCGTGAACAGGCTGATGATCAGGGCTTTGTGGTGCGGCCGGCTCCACCACGCGGCGGCGAGCACCTCGAGGAGGGCGACGGTGACCAGCAGCAGCACGAACGGGGCCGCCGACCACAGGGGCGGGTTCACCGGCCGGTGCGCAGCAATTCGGCGGAGTCGGCGAGCATCGCCGCCGGGACCGCGGGTCGGCCGGTGAACAGTTCGAACGCGGCGACCGCCTGGTGGACGCTCATCGCCACGCCGGGCAGGGTCGGTGCGCCGGCGGCGCGGGCGGCTCGGAGTAAGGCGGTGTCGGCGGGTCGGTAGACGAGGTCGGCGACCCACAGATCGGGGCGTAGGCAGCCGGGCGGCACCGGGGATCCGGGGTGGTGGTCCATGCCGACCGGGGTGGCGTTGATGACGCCGTCGGCGGTGTCCAGCAGGGCGGTGAGGCGGGTGGTCGATGCGGCGGTGATCCCGAATCGGTCGGCGTGCTGCCGGGCCCGGCCGGGTTCGGCGTCGACGACGGTGATCTGTCGGGCGCCGAGGGCGAGCAGGGCGTGGGTGACGGCGGCTCCGGCGCCGCCCGCGCCGATCTGGACGACGTGCCGGCGCGGTGCGTCGGGGAACTGTTCGTGGAAGGCGCGCTGGAAGCCGTACACATCGGTGTTGTGGCCTGTGGTCTTGTGGTCGTCGAAGACGACGGTGTTGACGGCGCCGACCGTGCGGGCCTGATCGGACAGTTCGTCGAGGTGGGTGATGATCTGCTGTTTGAACGGGTGGGTGACGTTGAGGCCGCGGTAGCCGAGGGTGCGGGCCCAGTGCAGCAGGGCGGGCAGGTCGTCGGCGCCGAGTCGGTGTCGGTGCGAGTCGATGGTGGTGTAGACGAGTCGGATGCCGTGCCGGTCGGCCTCCTGCTGGTGCAGCCACGGGGTGTGGGACTGGCCGATGCCGGCACCGACCAGTCCGATCAGCACGTGCTTCATCAGGCCGACGCTCGGATGCTCTTGTAGAGCTCCAGGTCGGCGCCGGTGTAGTGGGTGTTGAAGTAGGCCTCGGCCTTGGCGATGAAGGCCTGTTTGTCGACTTCGAGGACGGTACGGGTGGGGTCGGCCCGCCAGCCGTCGAGGACCTTGGTGGTCTCGTCGTCGACGCATTTGCGGTTCTCGGCGCGGATGTCGTGGACGGCCTTGGTGAGGGCGTCCTTCTGCGGTTGGCTCATCTTGGCGAGGGTCTTGTCGGAGACCACCACGTAGTGGGCGCCGACCTGGTGGTCGGTGAGGCTGGCGACTTTGAGGATCTCGTCGAACTTCTGCGCGTGGGTGGCGACGACCGGGTTCTCCTGGCCTTGGGCGACGCCCTGTTGCAGGGCCAGGTACAGCTCTTCGACGGCGATGGCGACGGCGTTGGCTCCGAGGGCTTCGGCGTTGGCCAGGAACTGGGGGGTGTTCGGGAACCGGATCTTCAGGCCGGCCAGGTCCTCGGGTTTGCGGATCGGCTTGGTGGCGGTGAAGGTGCGCATGCCGAAGTACCAGGCGTCGATGATGGTGGTGCCGGTGGCCTTGTTGAACGCGGTGAAGAACTGGTCGCCGTTCTGGTCGACCCATGTGAAGAAGTGGTCGATGTCGTTGAAGGCGTAGGCGGCGTCGAGGACTCCGATCGGCGGGTAGGCGGTCGACATGGCCGAGCCGCCCTGCAGGTCGATGTCGATGTCGCCGCTCTGCACGCTGGCGAAGCGTTCGGCGTCCGGGCCGAGTTGGCTGTTGGGGAACAGGTCGAGGGTGAGGTTGAGGTCCTGTTGGCCTTCGAGGCGCTGCTTGAGCAGTTGCATGCCGCAGTGGTAGTTGGGTTGGGTCTCCGGCTGTGAGCTGCCGATCTTGAGGGTGATCTGCGGGTTGCCGCCGGTCCCGGTGGTGGTGTCGTTGCTCTGGGTGGTGCATCCGGTGGCGAGGATCAACAGGATCGCCGTGGCGATCGCGGACCTTTTCATGGTTGTCTCCCGAATCGTCAGAATCCGAGGATGTGGGGCAGCCACAGCACGACGCCGGGTAGTGCGGTGACCGCGATGAGGACGATCAGCAGCGGGATCAGGAACGGCGCGATCCCGCGGAAGATGACGTCGACCGGTTTCCCGGTGACCGAGCTGGTGATGTAGAGGACGCTGCCGACCGGTGGGGTGAGCAGCCCGATCATCAAGTTGATGATCATGACGACGCCGAAGTAGATCGGGTCGATGCCGAAGCCGACCGCGATCGGCAGCAGCACCGGCACGGTGACCAGGATGATCGCGGTGGCGTCGATGAGGCAGCCGAGGATCAGCAGGATGATGTTGACCAGGATCAGGAAGACCCAGGGATTGTCGGAGACGCCGGTGAGGAACTCGGCGACGTCGCGGGAGACGTGGGCGCGGGTCAGGATCAGACCGAGCAGTGCGGCGGCGCCGAGGATCAGCATGATGCCGGCGGTGATCGCCGCGGTCTCGCGGGCGGCCTGCAGGATCACCGGGCCCTTCAGGGTGCGGTAGACGGCGCCGAGGATCAGCATGTAGAGCACGGCGACCGAGGCCGCCTCGGTCGGGGTGAACAGGCCGGACAGGATGCCGCCGAGCAGGATGACCGGCGTGAGCAGGGGCCCGACGGCGCCGATCGACGCCTTGGTGAACCTGGCCCGGTCGAACGGGACCGACGTGAACTGGGGCCGGCGTGCGGTCCACAGGTAGATGTAGATGCACAGGCCGGCGGCCATCGCGAAGGCGGGGATCACCGAGGCGGCGAACAGTGCCCCGGTGGAGACGGTGGCGGTGGCGGCGTAGATGACGGCCGGGATGCTGGGTGGCATCACCGGGCTGATCAGCGAGGAAGAGGCGGTCAGACCGGAGGCGAAGCCGTGCGGGTAGCCGGCCTTGACCATCTGCGGGATCTGCATCTTGCCGAGTCCCGCGACATCGGCCAGGGCCGAGCCGCTCATCCAGGAGAAGCCCACGGCGGAGCCGACGTTGACGTATGCCAGGTTGCCGCGCAGTCGGCCGAGGGCGGCGAGGCAGAACTCGTAGAGCCGGTCGGCGATCCCGAGCCGGTTGGCCAGCACGCCGACCAGGATGAACAGGGGCACGGCCAGCAGCGGGAAGCTGTTGAGACCGTCGAAGGTGGTCTTCATGGCGAAGCCCGGGGACCGGCCGTCGGCGAGCGCGTACCAGAGGCTGGGGCCGATGAACGCGAGGCCGACCGGGACCCGGATCAGCAGGAGGAAGGCGATCGCGGCGCCGACCATCCACAGTTCGAGGATCATCTCGCCTCCGCCGCGTCGAAGGGTGCGTCGGGGCGGCCGGCGACGAAGATGCGGACCGTGGCGCGGACCGCGCCGGAGGTGAAGCCGGCCAACGGGACCGTGTAGAGGATCCAGAGCGGGACGCCGAGTGCGGCGGAGCTGCGGTCGGGGTACATCAGGATCAGGTGGTACGCCTCCCAGGCCAGCAGCGCGCAGATGACCGCGGTGAACGCCGCCGACACCGCTTTGACGATCGTGAAGGCGACGCCTTTGGCCAGGTAGTCGATGATCTGGATCATGATGTGGCCGTTGTTGCCGATCAGGTAGCCGACCATCACGAAGGTCAGCACGATCAGCGAGTAGCCGGCCAGCTCCCCCACCCCGGGCCAGTTCAGCGCCGGGACGAATCGGCTGATCACCTGCCACAGAACGCTCACGAAGATCACCACCAGGGCGACGACGGCGACCCACAGCTCGGCCGAGCCCCAGGCGCGCAGCGGCGCCGGCTCACGCCACTCGTCGGATGTGCTCAACGAAAGGACCTCGCTTCCGCCAGCCAGATGAACCACTCTGCGGACCAATTGAACCGCTCAGTGGACTGGGTGTAACGTACGGTCGTCGATCCGTTCTGGCAAGAGGCCGGGTGCCGCCGGTCTGCGATCCGTGAAATGCAGCAGAATCTCCGGGTAGCACCGGATCGAGAGAGTGGGGCACCGTGGAGAAACCGGCCGAGTCCGTCGACCAGCAGGGTGTGCGCAGCGTCCAGCGCGCCCTGGGCATCCTCGGCCTGCTCACCGACGACCGCCCGATCCTCTCGGTGCGCGACATCGTCGAGGCCACCGGCCTGGCCAAGACCACCGTGCTGCGCCTGGTCTCCACCCTGGAGCAGAACGGGCTGCTCTGGGCCACCACCGGCGGCTACATGGCCGGACCCGGGCTGTGGCGGTGGGCGCACCTGGCCCGGCGCAGCTGGGAGCTGCCGCCGGAGACCCAGAGCAGCATGCGCGAGCTCGCCGCCCGCAACCGCGAGACCGTCAACCTGTACGTGGCCCGCGACGTCTACCGGGTCTGCGTCGCCCAGCAGGAGAGCCCACAGCCGTTGCGGCACGTCGTGCAGGTCGGCGACGAGCTGCCGATGTGGGCCGGCGCGTCGTCGAAGGTGTTGCTGCGCGACGCCGGCCCGGCCCTGCTGGAGCGGATCGCGAAGGGCTCCCCGCACGGACCCGGACACGCCGCCGTGATCCGCGAGTGGATCGACGAGACCGCTCAGAACGGCTTCGGCGAGAGCCACGGCGAACGCGAGGAGGGCCTGTCGGCCGTGGCCGCCCCGATCATCGGCCGCTCCGGCACGGTGGTCGCCGCGCTGTCGCTGAGCGGCCCGACGATCCGGTTCACCCCCGACCGGGTCGCCGCGTTCGCCGCCGACCTGATCGAGATGGCCCGGCAGATCTCCGAGCGCGGCTTCAACAGCCCGTTCGGCGCCTGACCCGCTCACCGCAGCTCCACGGGTCGTCCGGTGCGCGAGGACGCGTACACCGCCTCGACGATCTCCAGCGAGGCGAGCGCGTCCCGGCCGGTGACCGCCGGGTCCCGTCCGTCGCGGACCGCCGCCACGAAGTCGGCGACCTGCGCGGCATGGTACGGCTCGAGGTGCTCGTGGATCTCCGACAGCGGCCGGTCGGCGGGGCCCGGCCGGATCCACAGGTCGGTGCAGCCGGTGCCCTCCGGGTACTCGTTGATCCCGGCCGTGCGCCCGGCCGCGTCCGACACCCACAGTTGCACGCCCAGCCCCGGCCGGAAGGTGGTGCCGGCATGCAGGGTGGCGATCGCCCCGGAGCCGAACCCGAGCACGGCCGCCGCGGTGTCCTCGACGTCGATGCCGGAGCGGGGCACCAGCGTGGCGCACCGCCCGGACACCCACGCGGCCGGCCCCATCAGCCGGCACAGCAGATCGATGTGGTGGATCACCTGGGTCATCAGCACCCCGCCGCCCTCGCTCGCCCGCCGGCCCCGGCCGGGTTTGCGGTAGTAGGCGGCGTCCCGATTGAGGCGGGCGGTGATCCCGCCGGTCACCGGGGTGCCGACGGCGGCCCGCACCTGGTCCACGGCCGGCCAGAACCGGCGCTGGAACACCACACCGAACCGGATCCCGGCGGCCTCGGCGACCTCGATCATCCGCCGGGCCTGTGCCACGTCGAGGGCCAACGGCTTCTCGCACAGCACCGGTACGCCGTACCGCGCCGCCGCCCGGACCCCGGCCTCGTGGGCCGCGGCCGGCGTGCAGACGGTGACCAGGTCGAGTCCGTGGCCGAACAGCCCGGCCACGTCGCCGTGCGCGTACGGCACCCCGTGGTCGGCCGCGAACGCCCGCGCCCGCCCGGCGTCCACGTCGGCGACCGCGCACACCGTCACACCGGCCGCCCGCAGTGCGCTCACATGGTTACGTGCGATTCGGCCGCAGCCGACGATCCCGGCTCGCACCACACCCTCCCGGCCAGGCCGCGCATCGCGAGCTCGTACACCTCGGCACCGAACCCGGCGAGCAACCCGGTGGCGGCGGCCGCGGTCAGCAGTCTGCGGTAGAGCGGCTCGCGGGCGAACACGTTGGTCAGATGCACCTCGACGACCGGTTGCCGCACCATCCGCAGCGCGTCGTAGAGCGCCACCGACCGGGTGGTGAACCCGGCCGGGTTGATGATCACCGCGGCGTCGCCGTCGACCGCCTGATGCACCCAGTCGATCAGCTGCGCCTCGGCGTTGGACTGTCCGAAGAACAACTCGAAGTCCATCTCACCGGCGAGCGCCCGGCAGCGGGTCTCGATCTGCGCCAGGGTGACCCGGCCGTACAGGTCGGGCTCGCGGCGCCCGAGCATGTTCAGATTCGGGCCGTTGAGGATCGACAGCCGTCTCACGGCGCCACGACCTCGATCTTCCCGGTCGACCGCGGGCTGGCCGGGTCGTTGAAGAAGTACTCCCCCGCCCGGTCGAAGGTGTGGGTGAAGGACTCGCCGGGCGCCAGCAGCACGTCGAACAGCCCTTCGAAGAACTGGGTGACCCCGCGCGGCCCCGCGTTGCCCGGATGGTTGGTGAAGGTGACCGTGGTGCCGACCGGGACTCGCAGGTGGGTGGGGCTCATCGCGGCCACCCCGAACGACTCGGTGGTGGCGCCGGTGGCACGCCCGATGATCACCGTGTTCGCGACGGTCGCACCGTCGACCGGGGCGCCGGAGACCGGCCGGCGGATCACCGGCGGCGGGGGCGCGGGTACCGGCCCGAGCGGCCCGTCGAGCGCGAACGCCCAGAGGAAGTCGCCGCGGGGTGCCGAGTTGCCGTACGGGATGCCGGTCCCGCCGGCGAACACGGCCAGGTACTCCCGGCCACCGGCCTTGTACATGATCGGGCTGGAGCTGATCGCCGCGCCGGTCTGGAACCGCCACAGCTCCCGGCCGGTGCGGGCGTCCATGGCGAGCAGGTTGCCGTCCGGCTGGCCGATGACCAGCAGGTCGGTGGCGGTGGTGAGGATGCCGTTGCCGTGGGCCAGGGAGTACGGCATCCGCCGCTTCCAGCGCACCCGGTTGGTGGACACGTCGACGGCCACGATGCCGCCGGTCTGGTACTCCCCCGGTGGCCGCAGCCCGTTCGCGGCCTCGGTCAGCGAGTGCGCGGCGGCCACATACCCGAATCCGGTGTAGACCAGCCCGGTGCGGTGACTGAACGACAGGTGCGACCAGTCGGCGCCGCCGCCGTGACCGGGAATGGACAGGACCGGGACGTCCCAGTGCGGGGTGTAGAGGGCACCCTGGACGTAGTTGGGTACGGCCCGGTTCGGGTCGCCGGGCACCGACGTGCCCAGCGGCTGGTCGACGACCCGCTGCTCGGTCCAGCCGCCCTGCACCGGGAACGGCTGGGTGGGCCAGGTCTTCTGCCGCGGCTCCTGCGGGACCGGGCGTTCGACGACGCCGAGCGGGGCGGTGCCGTCGGTCCGGTCCAGGATGAAGAACATCCCGGACTTGCTGCCGTAGACGACCACCTTGCGCATCCGCCCGCGGATCCGCACATCGGCGAGCACCGGCGACATGACGTTGTCCATGTCCCAGATGTCGTGGTGGATCGACTGGAAGTGCCACCGATAGGCACCGGTGCGCAGGTCCAGGGCGACCAGCGAGTTCGCGAACAGGTTCGACCCGCCGCGCGCCGAGCCGTCCTGGGAGGAGTTGTTGCCACGGGCGTTGCCGAACGTCCAGTACGTCAGGCCCAACTCGGGGTCGACGGCCGGGTGGATCCACGGGGTGGCCCCGCCCTCGGCCCACGAGTCGCCCTCCCAGGTGTCGTTGCCGAACTCGCCGGGCCCCGGGGTGCCCCAGAAATGCCACACCAGGTCACCGGTGTGCGCGTCCAGAGCCAGGGCGGCGCCGCGCGGTCCGTCGTTGGTGCCGCAGAACAGCAACCCGTCATGGTGGACGACCGCCACCTTCTCGATGTTGCCGAAGCCGTCGATCTGCCGTTCCCACGCCACCCGACCGGTCTGCTGGTCGAGGGCGACCACGTAGTTGTCGTTCGACTTGGTGTAGACGTAGCCGTTGCCGACCGCGACCCCGCGCCTGGTCAGGGCGCCTCTGGTCTGGTCGTACCGCCAGAGGGTGCGGCCGGTGACGCCGTCGACGGCGATGACGTTGCCGAGCGCCGACTCGATGTAGAGCACCCCGTCGACGGCCACGGCCGTGCTCTGGCTGTTGCCGCTGCGCAGGCCGCCCTCGACCGAGTTGACCCAGGCGCCGCGCAGACGTCGTACCGAATGCGGGTTGATCTGCTGCAGACCGGTGTAGTTCTGGTTGCCGAGGTTCCCGCCGACCTTCGGGAAGTCCGCGCCGCCGGGGGTGTCGAAGGCCGCACCACCACCACGACCACTGTCACGGCCGGCGGCGGGTACCGGCACGACGGCGAGCGCTGCGGCGCCCTTCAACAGATTCCTTCGATCGATGTTCGCCACGCGAGTCCCCTCTATTCGAAGATCCCCTGGTAGATGTCCTTGATGTTCCAGTGCCCCGGGGTCGGGACCGGTTCGTTGACCATCGGTACGTCGATCACCGCCGGCCGTCGGGCGTCCAGTGCGGCGCGCAACGCGTCACCGAAGTCGGCGGCGCTGGTGACCGGGTAGCCGTCGGCGCCGCACGCCCGGGCGAGGGCGGCGAAGTCGGGGCTGTAGGGCAGCCCGTCCGGCCCGGTGAAGTCACAGCCGAAACTGCGGCCGAAGTTCGCCGCCTGCAGGTCGGAGATGGTGCCGTGCGACCGGTTGTTCATCACCACGAAGATCACCGGGGCGCCCTGTTCGACGGCCATCGGCAGCGCCGGCAACTGGGCGCCCATGCCGCCGTCACCGACCAGCGCGACGACCGTCCGGCCCGGCTCGGCGATCTGCACACCGACCGCCGCCGCCGGCCCGAACCCCATGGTGGACGCCCCGCCCGGGGTGATGAACCGCCCTTCGGCGGGCAGCTCGTAGCACTGCGCGACCCCGTTCTTGTTCCAGCCCACGTCGGTGACCAGCACCGCGTCGGCGGGCAGCAACGCCCGCAGGTCGGTGAGGATCCGCTCGGGCCGCAGCGGGAACGCGTCACTGGCGCCCCGGCCCCGGCTGTCGGCGAACAGGGTGCACCGCGCCCCGGTGATCGTCTCGCGCAGGGCCGCCCGACGGCGCGGCGTCGGATGGTGGGCGTGCACGGCCGTGCTGATCGCCTGCACGGCCCGGGTCACGTCGGCGACCGCCCCGATGGTGACGGGGAAGCTGCGGCCGATCTCGGCCGGGTCGATGTCGATCTGGATCAGCTTGCCCGGCGGGAACTGCCAGGTGTAGCGGCGGTCCCAGGAGCTGGCGTCGGTCTCGGCGAACCGGGTGGCCAGCGCGAGCACCACGTCGGCCTCCCGGGTGTGCCGGTTGGTCAGCTCCAGGCCCCAGAAACCGGGCATCCCGAGCAGCAGCGGATGGTCGTCGGGCAGCGTGCCCTTGGCCATCAGCGAGTGCACCACCGGGATGTCGAGGTGCTCGACCAGTGCCCGCAGCGCGGCCGGCCCGAGCCCGCGCCGCAGCCCGCCGCCCAGGTAGACCAGCGGCCGTTCGGCGTCGATCAGCAGGTCGGCGATCTGCCCGGCGAGCTCGGCGGGCAGATCCGGGCGCTGCGGCACGGCCGGCGGGTACCCACCGGCCTCGACAGGGCGGGAGAAGTGGTCCATCGGCACGCTGAGCAGCACCGCACCCGGCCGCCCGGAGGCCGCCGTCCAGAACGCCCGCTCGGTGTATCGGGCCAGGTCCTCCGGCCGGTGCACCTGCCAGGCCCGTTTCACGAACGGCCGGTAGACGGCGCTCTGATCGGCGTCGGCGTGCAGGTTGATCTCCTGGTGCGGATGCCGGCCGAAGTAGTAGGACGGCACGTCACCGGCGATCGCG of the Actinoplanes sichuanensis genome contains:
- a CDS encoding TRAP transporter small permease; this translates as MSTSDEWREPAPLRAWGSAELWVAVVALVVIFVSVLWQVISRFVPALNWPGVGELAGYSLIVLTFVMVGYLIGNNGHIMIQIIDYLAKGVAFTIVKAVSAAFTAVICALLAWEAYHLILMYPDRSSAALGVPLWILYTVPLAGFTSGAVRATVRIFVAGRPDAPFDAAEAR
- a CDS encoding sodium:proton antiporter, producing MNPPLWSAAPFVLLLVTVALLEVLAAAWWSRPHHKALIISLFTIPAAAHLLADDGGPAALGHSLTEYLSFLSLLAALFVISGGIHLRGSLAGTPLANAGMLAAGAVLANLVGTTGAAMLLIRPFLRANAHRQRRAHLVLFFILIVANAGGLLTPIGDPPLYLGYLKGVPFDWTLRLWAPWLFVNGTLILLFNLIDQFIVNREERQDRGTGLMDQLIVHEPLRVEGRRNVVLLAAVVLLLVARLPAPLVAAALWAITFASWRLTPRAVHQANHFGFGPIVSVAIIFAGVFVTMTQPLLILNARAAHTGLTEPWQYFWATGGLSSVLDNAPTYLAFTAVAAGRSGISIDDPGYLSTLVGTSTGADLLSAISCGAVIMGSLTYLGNGPNLMVKEVAEHRGVHMPHFFAYAAAATVIMVPVLAAATVLFFPPGSPP
- a CDS encoding shikimate dehydrogenase, with the protein product MKHVLIGLVGAGIGQSHTPWLHQQEADRHGIRLVYTTIDSHRHRLGADDLPALLHWARTLGYRGLNVTHPFKQQIITHLDELSDQARTVGAVNTVVFDDHKTTGHNTDVYGFQRAFHEQFPDAPRRHVVQIGAGGAGAAVTHALLALGARQITVVDAEPGRARQHADRFGITAASTTRLTALLDTADGVINATPVGMDHHPGSPVPPGCLRPDLWVADLVYRPADTALLRAARAAGAPTLPGVAMSVHQAVAAFELFTGRPAVPAAMLADSAELLRTGR
- the dctP gene encoding TRAP transporter substrate-binding protein DctP codes for the protein MKRSAIATAILLILATGCTTQSNDTTTGTGGNPQITLKIGSSQPETQPNYHCGMQLLKQRLEGQQDLNLTLDLFPNSQLGPDAERFASVQSGDIDIDLQGGSAMSTAYPPIGVLDAAYAFNDIDHFFTWVDQNGDQFFTAFNKATGTTIIDAWYFGMRTFTATKPIRKPEDLAGLKIRFPNTPQFLANAEALGANAVAIAVEELYLALQQGVAQGQENPVVATHAQKFDEILKVASLTDHQVGAHYVVVSDKTLAKMSQPQKDALTKAVHDIRAENRKCVDDETTKVLDGWRADPTRTVLEVDKQAFIAKAEAYFNTHYTGADLELYKSIRASA
- a CDS encoding alpha/beta hydrolase domain-containing protein, which encodes MRKAPPILLIPLLLALLGPAPATAAPHPGTVPAPAVTGPVPGRPFFATDLDLPARGYVEQEYFYSGHANVYDATVAPGIGARPAPSPTANIVSTGHPYTTRMIVRRPARPAAFNGTVIVEWLNATSQYDVEALWFRTHEFLMRDGYAWVGITAQSAPVTHPVLGLKAFDPQRYGHLDLPAGDALSFDAYAQGLQAVRTTDVLGGLRHRISTVVAAGVSQSAGRVAVFVNAVQPRTRPVADAALLYVGGERLRDDLPIPVFKVLSETEFTGPPSANEISSLQPDTDRMRTWAVAGTSHSDWASFAVRYALLQRDQPTAPLRDDCARPSRSRSPDRYPLSAAMHHLTRWTRHGIAPPTAPLISLAADGQTVQRDQHGNALGGLRLAPFQVPVAVDTGSNENPPGGTGLCFLNGTHIPFDRATLTALYPDRQTYLRRFTIAAARNVRDGHVLPADAAEMLRDAHASLAGRDLQCRELCANVAQFPIQPSTQLLRDHTAFLYQRGGERLLHLLDDATLAVALGQTDPARQRRHYDRAVRALGDYRDQLERQHRLGRSTPEQTRLLDGYAAELIRLLTPSPAGT
- a CDS encoding TRAP transporter large permease; this encodes MILELWMVGAAIAFLLLIRVPVGLAFIGPSLWYALADGRSPGFAMKTTFDGLNSFPLLAVPLFILVGVLANRLGIADRLYEFCLAALGRLRGNLAYVNVGSAVGFSWMSGSALADVAGLGKMQIPQMVKAGYPHGFASGLTASSSLISPVMPPSIPAVIYAATATVSTGALFAASVIPAFAMAAGLCIYIYLWTARRPQFTSVPFDRARFTKASIGAVGPLLTPVILLGGILSGLFTPTEAASVAVLYMLILGAVYRTLKGPVILQAARETAAITAGIMLILGAAALLGLILTRAHVSRDVAEFLTGVSDNPWVFLILVNIILLILGCLIDATAIILVTVPVLLPIAVGFGIDPIYFGVVMIINLMIGLLTPPVGSVLYITSSVTGKPVDVIFRGIAPFLIPLLIVLIAVTALPGVVLWLPHILGF
- a CDS encoding IclR family transcriptional regulator; translated protein: MEKPAESVDQQGVRSVQRALGILGLLTDDRPILSVRDIVEATGLAKTTVLRLVSTLEQNGLLWATTGGYMAGPGLWRWAHLARRSWELPPETQSSMRELAARNRETVNLYVARDVYRVCVAQQESPQPLRHVVQVGDELPMWAGASSKVLLRDAGPALLERIAKGSPHGPGHAAVIREWIDETAQNGFGESHGEREEGLSAVAAPIIGRSGTVVAALSLSGPTIRFTPDRVAAFAADLIEMARQISERGFNSPFGA